The Paenibacillus macerans genome includes a window with the following:
- a CDS encoding gluconate:H+ symporter, with product MPILIVCFGVALLLVLIMKAKLNTFVSLTITAFVVALLLGMDPTTIVTTIESGIGGQLGHLALVFGFGAMLGRLVSDAGGGYRIAITLIDKFGRKRIQWAVVVASFIVGIALFFEVGLVLLIPIVFVIAKELKMPFLYLGIPMAAALNVTHGFLPPHPAPTAISAAYGADLGQVLLYGMIIAIPTTIVAGPLFNKVLMKVYPRVYERETDASVVGGDQKSFVLSETPGFGISVLTSMLPVIFMGVAAAAKMVMPEDSAVLKVLNFIGTPGTAMLISLLVAMYTMGIARGIAMKQISNTLVSAISQISMMLLVIGGGGAFKQVLVDGGIGDYVSQLFSATNLSPLLVAWMIAAILRLCLGSATVAALTTAGLVTPLIAGGDVNPALMVLATGAGSVIACHVNDAGFWMIKEYFGLTLKETFGTWTTLTTVLSVTGLLCVLALGAIL from the coding sequence ATGCCGATATTGATTGTTTGCTTTGGGGTTGCGCTGCTGCTTGTTCTGATTATGAAAGCAAAGCTGAATACGTTTGTATCGCTTACGATTACCGCGTTTGTCGTGGCACTGCTGCTCGGTATGGATCCGACGACCATCGTAACCACCATTGAAAGCGGAATCGGCGGCCAGCTGGGGCATTTGGCGCTGGTGTTCGGTTTCGGCGCCATGCTCGGCCGGCTGGTATCCGACGCTGGCGGCGGTTACCGAATCGCCATTACGCTAATCGACAAGTTTGGCCGTAAACGGATTCAGTGGGCGGTCGTGGTGGCTTCATTTATCGTCGGAATCGCCTTGTTCTTCGAAGTGGGTCTGGTGCTCTTGATCCCGATTGTTTTCGTCATCGCGAAAGAATTAAAGATGCCGTTCCTGTATCTCGGCATTCCGATGGCCGCCGCGCTGAACGTAACCCACGGCTTTCTGCCGCCGCATCCGGCGCCGACCGCTATCTCGGCAGCTTATGGAGCGGATTTGGGACAGGTTCTGTTGTACGGCATGATCATCGCCATTCCGACGACGATTGTGGCCGGACCCTTGTTCAACAAAGTGCTGATGAAAGTGTATCCCCGCGTGTACGAGCGGGAAACGGACGCTTCCGTTGTCGGCGGCGATCAAAAAAGCTTTGTGCTTAGCGAAACCCCCGGTTTCGGCATCAGCGTGCTGACTTCCATGCTTCCCGTGATTTTTATGGGTGTTGCCGCGGCCGCCAAAATGGTGATGCCCGAAGATTCGGCCGTGCTCAAAGTGCTGAATTTTATCGGAACGCCCGGCACCGCGATGCTTATCTCTTTGCTGGTGGCCATGTATACTATGGGTATAGCCAGAGGGATCGCGATGAAGCAAATCAGCAATACTTTGGTAAGCGCTATCTCGCAAATCTCCATGATGCTGCTCGTAATCGGCGGCGGCGGAGCCTTTAAGCAGGTGCTGGTCGACGGCGGGATCGGCGATTACGTATCCCAATTGTTCTCGGCAACGAATCTGTCCCCGCTGCTTGTCGCCTGGATGATCGCGGCGATTTTGCGATTGTGCCTCGGCTCCGCCACGGTGGCCGCGCTGACGACAGCGGGTCTGGTGACGCCGCTGATCGCAGGCGGAGATGTGAATCCGGCGCTGATGGTGCTGGCTACGGGAGCGGGCAGCGTAATCGCCTGCCATGTGAACGATGCCGGGTTCTGGATGATCAAGGAGTATTTTGGACTAACGCTGAAGGAGACCTTTGGTACGTGGACTACGCTGACAACGGTGCTTTCGGTGACGGGACTGCTCTGCGTGTTGGCCTTGGGCGCGATTTTGTAA
- the glpX gene encoding class II fructose-bisphosphatase, protein MERELTLEIVRVTELGALAAARWVGRGDKNAADEAATAAIRSMFDSVSIDGTVVIGEGEMDEAPMLYIGEKVGNGLGPSADVAVDPLEGTEVVAAGLSNAQAVIAVADKGSLLHAPDIYMEKLACGPQLAGKLSITDPVGITLNKASQITGKSLSELTVMVLDRERHAGLISELRKAGVRIKLLLHGDVAGAIAAALPDNDVDLYLGSGGAPEGVLAAAALKCLGGEMQGILLPSTPQEVQRCLQMGIADPTRVLSMQDMVGSGDVLFAATGVTTGEFLNGVRFIGSDHAETHSVIMRAQSRTIRYIKSVHFLPKKQFPAEIPAWEQVSSL, encoded by the coding sequence ATGGAACGAGAACTGACGCTGGAAATTGTAAGGGTGACGGAACTTGGCGCCCTGGCCGCCGCCCGCTGGGTCGGCAGAGGCGATAAAAATGCGGCCGACGAGGCTGCTACCGCGGCGATCCGCTCCATGTTCGATTCCGTTTCGATCGACGGAACCGTGGTCATTGGCGAAGGGGAAATGGATGAAGCGCCTATGCTCTATATCGGGGAAAAGGTAGGCAATGGCCTGGGACCGTCCGCGGACGTTGCCGTTGATCCGCTCGAAGGCACGGAAGTGGTGGCCGCGGGTCTCAGCAACGCGCAAGCCGTCATCGCCGTCGCCGACAAAGGCAGCCTGCTGCACGCCCCTGACATTTACATGGAGAAGCTGGCCTGCGGCCCGCAACTGGCCGGTAAATTGAGCATTACGGATCCGGTCGGCATCACCTTGAACAAAGCCTCCCAAATTACGGGCAAATCGCTTTCCGAACTGACCGTCATGGTTCTTGACCGGGAACGCCATGCGGGCCTGATTTCCGAATTGCGGAAAGCCGGCGTCCGGATCAAACTGCTGCTTCATGGCGATGTCGCCGGCGCCATTGCGGCCGCGCTGCCGGACAACGACGTTGACCTTTACCTTGGCTCCGGCGGCGCGCCGGAAGGCGTGCTGGCAGCGGCCGCCTTGAAATGCCTCGGCGGCGAGATGCAGGGCATTTTGCTTCCGAGCACTCCGCAGGAGGTCCAGCGCTGCCTGCAAATGGGCATTGCCGATCCCACCCGGGTGCTTTCCATGCAGGATATGGTCGGCTCCGGCGATGTCTTGTTCGCCGCCACCGGCGTGACGACCGGAGAATTTCTGAACGGGGTCCGCTTTATCGGTTCCGATCATGCGGAGACGCATTCCGTCATCATGCGCGCGCAGAGCCGCACGATCCGCTATATAAAGAGCGTGCACTTTCTTCCCAAAAAGCAGTTTCCGGCGGAAATTCCCGCCTGGGAACAGGTTTCTTCCTTGTAA
- the iolC gene encoding 5-dehydro-2-deoxygluconokinase: MLQNEKKRKFDLITLGRACIDLNAVEYNRPMEETLTFSKYVGGSPANIAIGAAKLGLQVGFIGKVPADQHGRFIRHSMKKSGVDVSCMIDDTEGRKAGLAFTEIKSPEECSILMYRENVADLFLRPDEIEEEYIAAASALLISGTALAASPSREAVFKAVSYARANDTKVIFELDYRGYTWKSPQETSIYYSAIAEQADVVIGTRDEFDVLEGKEGGNNEATVARLFRYRPELVVIKHGVQGSYAYTRDGKVHRGLAYKSKVLKTFGAGDSYAAAFLYALMSGKEIAEALKYASASAAIVVSKHSSSEAMPTVAEIEQLIAAQSQ, translated from the coding sequence ATGCTGCAAAACGAAAAAAAACGAAAATTTGATCTCATCACATTGGGGAGAGCTTGCATTGATTTAAACGCGGTGGAGTATAACCGGCCGATGGAAGAAACGTTGACCTTCTCGAAATATGTGGGCGGATCGCCCGCCAACATCGCGATCGGCGCGGCCAAACTCGGCTTGCAAGTCGGATTTATCGGCAAAGTTCCCGCCGACCAGCACGGCCGCTTTATTCGGCATTCCATGAAGAAGAGCGGCGTCGATGTCTCCTGTATGATTGACGACACGGAAGGGCGCAAGGCGGGCCTGGCTTTTACGGAGATTAAAAGTCCGGAGGAATGCAGCATCCTGATGTACCGTGAAAATGTCGCCGATCTGTTTTTGCGGCCGGATGAGATCGAGGAAGAATATATTGCCGCCGCTTCGGCGTTGCTGATCTCCGGTACGGCGCTGGCCGCCAGCCCTTCGCGCGAAGCCGTTTTTAAAGCGGTTTCATATGCCCGGGCCAACGATACCAAAGTCATCTTTGAATTGGATTACCGGGGCTACACCTGGAAGTCTCCGCAGGAAACGTCGATTTATTATTCGGCGATTGCCGAACAGGCGGATGTCGTAATCGGAACCCGGGACGAATTTGATGTGCTTGAAGGAAAGGAAGGGGGGAATAACGAGGCGACCGTTGCACGATTGTTCCGTTATCGCCCGGAGCTGGTGGTTATCAAACACGGCGTGCAGGGTTCATACGCTTATACCCGGGACGGCAAGGTGCATAGGGGATTAGCTTATAAATCCAAGGTGCTTAAAACGTTCGGAGCCGGCGATTCCTATGCGGCCGCTTTCCTGTATGCCTTAATGAGCGGAAAAGAGATTGCTGAAGCCTTGAAATACGCAAGCGCTTCGGCTGCCATCGTCGTCAGCAAGCACAGTTCATCGGAAGCGATGCCGACGGTGGCCGAAATCGAGCAGCTCATTGCCGCGCAAAGCCAATAA
- the fba gene encoding class II fructose-1,6-bisphosphate aldolase, with translation MTLVSFKEMLQKAKAEQYAVGQFNLNGLQWGQAILQAAEEERSPVILAASDRLVPFLGGYKVIAAMVEELVKEMAITVPVALHLDHGKTLENCKKAVDAGFSSVMIDGSHDPIGRNIAMTGEVVNYAHPRGVSVEAEVGTVGGMEDGLIGGIRYADPGECAALVKETGIDALAAALGSVHGPYRGEPVLGFAEMERISGLVGIPLVLHGASGIPKHQIRRAIALGHAKINVNTECLQAWASALRRTLDADAGLYDPRAILSPGTEAIKEVVRGKIREFGSAGKASR, from the coding sequence TTGACGCTGGTATCATTTAAAGAAATGCTGCAAAAAGCCAAGGCGGAGCAATATGCGGTCGGACAGTTCAATCTGAACGGCTTGCAGTGGGGGCAGGCCATATTGCAGGCCGCTGAAGAAGAGCGTTCTCCCGTCATCCTGGCCGCTTCGGACCGGCTGGTGCCCTTTTTGGGCGGCTATAAAGTGATTGCGGCAATGGTGGAGGAGCTTGTCAAAGAGATGGCGATCACCGTTCCGGTGGCGCTTCATCTGGATCACGGAAAAACGCTGGAGAATTGCAAAAAGGCCGTAGACGCCGGCTTCAGCTCCGTGATGATCGACGGTTCCCATGATCCGATCGGGCGGAATATAGCGATGACCGGCGAGGTCGTGAACTACGCGCATCCCCGCGGAGTGTCGGTTGAAGCGGAGGTCGGCACGGTCGGCGGGATGGAAGACGGTTTGATCGGCGGGATTCGGTATGCGGACCCTGGAGAATGCGCCGCGCTGGTCAAGGAAACGGGGATCGATGCGCTCGCCGCGGCGCTCGGTTCCGTCCATGGCCCTTACCGGGGAGAGCCGGTACTGGGCTTTGCGGAAATGGAGCGGATCTCCGGGCTTGTCGGGATTCCGCTGGTGCTGCACGGCGCTTCGGGCATTCCCAAACATCAGATTCGGCGCGCTATCGCTTTGGGCCATGCCAAAATCAATGTCAACACGGAATGCCTTCAGGCCTGGGCGTCGGCGCTCCGCCGGACGCTTGACGCCGATGCCGGTCTGTACGATCCGCGCGCGATTTTGTCGCCGGGAACAGAGGCGATCAAGGAAGTTGTCAGAGGCAAAATCCGGGAGTTCGGTTCCGCGGGAAAAGCATCGCGGTAA
- a CDS encoding MFS transporter produces the protein MNTLTSREPSKQKKTIVAALANYIDAGSIVAGSAGLSLWVDYLGLNDSQIGLLGAMSANAISAAIGALIGGYLADKVGRKKIYTTSMVAYALGTLLIVFGVNFPMLLVGYIIAGIAVGADITASWTIIAENAPKEKRARHAGMAQVAWALGAVIVMLLSVLLGGMGLLGNRIVFAHLLVISLITLILRMRLPESEAWKSRQVHQKQGMIERKTYRHLFQRKFLRSILFLMGVYLVWNLAAGVMGFFMPYIYQKVGGVSATAANLLQMGYFTFTGLAVALIFMVFADKHRRKVYAFSALLAVAGWSLLLLPVDGIPILVLFIILMGINNGSGQQANYQLWSSELFPTSLRASAQGFMFFAVRITLGIWSVFVPMLLTDFGIREVAAILVVFVFISFLIGTLFAPSTSGKSLEEIQLELYGEPKPPLFSNKGSSADLVEPKNEF, from the coding sequence ATGAATACGTTGACAAGCAGAGAACCGTCCAAGCAGAAGAAAACGATTGTTGCCGCCTTGGCTAACTACATCGATGCCGGTTCGATTGTGGCCGGTTCGGCCGGATTGTCTTTATGGGTAGATTATCTTGGATTGAATGACAGCCAAATCGGATTGCTGGGGGCCATGAGCGCCAACGCGATTTCGGCCGCCATCGGCGCGCTGATCGGCGGGTATTTGGCGGATAAGGTGGGAAGAAAGAAAATTTATACGACCAGTATGGTGGCTTATGCGCTTGGAACCCTGCTCATTGTTTTTGGGGTTAATTTTCCGATGCTGCTTGTCGGCTACATTATCGCCGGCATCGCGGTCGGAGCGGACATTACCGCTTCCTGGACCATTATCGCCGAGAATGCCCCTAAGGAGAAACGGGCCAGGCATGCCGGAATGGCTCAGGTAGCCTGGGCGCTGGGAGCGGTTATCGTTATGCTTCTATCGGTGCTGCTCGGGGGGATGGGCTTGCTCGGCAACCGGATCGTTTTCGCCCATTTGCTGGTCATTTCTTTGATTACCTTAATCCTGCGCATGCGCTTGCCGGAATCGGAAGCCTGGAAAAGCCGGCAGGTCCACCAGAAGCAGGGGATGATTGAAAGGAAAACGTATAGGCATTTGTTCCAGCGCAAATTTTTGCGCAGCATTCTTTTTTTGATGGGTGTGTATCTAGTCTGGAATTTGGCCGCCGGCGTTATGGGTTTCTTTATGCCGTATATCTATCAGAAAGTCGGCGGGGTCTCGGCAACGGCCGCCAATCTGTTGCAAATGGGGTATTTTACCTTCACGGGTCTGGCGGTGGCCTTGATTTTTATGGTGTTCGCGGATAAACATCGCCGCAAAGTGTATGCGTTTTCAGCATTGCTTGCCGTTGCCGGCTGGTCGCTGCTATTGCTTCCGGTGGATGGAATCCCCATTCTTGTACTGTTTATCATTTTGATGGGCATCAACAACGGCTCCGGCCAGCAAGCCAATTACCAGCTGTGGTCCAGCGAATTGTTCCCCACTTCGCTGCGGGCGTCCGCGCAAGGCTTTATGTTTTTCGCGGTGAGAATAACGCTCGGCATATGGAGCGTGTTCGTGCCGATGCTGCTCACGGATTTTGGCATACGGGAGGTCGCCGCGATCCTGGTGGTTTTTGTGTTTATCAGCTTCCTGATCGGCACCTTGTTCGCTCCGAGCACCTCCGGCAAATCATTGGAAGAGATTCAGCTGGAGCTTTACGGAGAACCAAAACCGCCCCTATTTTCGAATAAAGGCTCTTCGGCTGACCTTGTTGAACCCAAAAATGAATTTTAA
- a CDS encoding Gfo/Idh/MocA family protein, with the protein MTMKFGVIGTGALGVDHMRRIQQTLNGGEVVAVTDINPEAAKQAVANWGLDAQVFPDDRTLLAEGNVDAIVITSWGPAHKASVLAGIEAGKYVFCEKPLATTAEDCLSIVEAEMKHGKRLVQVGFMRRYDSGYIKLKEAIENKWIGEPLMIRAAHRNPEVGDSYLTNMAITDTLIHEIDVLHWLVNDDYKAVQVVYPKKTKYASGHLQDPQIITLKTASGIIITAEVFVNCQYGYDIQCEVIGEEGIVALPEVQSVTFRKDAKLGVNLLMDWKQRFIEAYDVELQDFIDSIQKTGEPGGPTSWDGYIAAVTADACVKAQASGEWEPVTLKEKPEFYRTNR; encoded by the coding sequence ATGACCATGAAGTTTGGAGTTATCGGAACCGGAGCGCTTGGCGTAGATCATATGAGAAGAATCCAGCAGACGTTAAACGGCGGCGAGGTTGTGGCGGTTACGGATATAAACCCGGAGGCGGCTAAACAGGCGGTGGCAAATTGGGGACTGGATGCGCAGGTATTTCCCGATGACCGCACCCTGCTGGCCGAAGGTAACGTGGATGCGATCGTGATTACGAGCTGGGGGCCGGCCCACAAGGCGAGCGTGCTGGCCGGCATTGAAGCGGGAAAATACGTTTTTTGCGAAAAGCCGCTCGCTACAACCGCCGAGGATTGCTTGAGCATTGTCGAGGCCGAGATGAAGCACGGCAAACGTTTGGTGCAAGTCGGGTTTATGCGCCGGTATGACAGCGGATACATCAAACTGAAAGAGGCGATCGAAAATAAATGGATCGGCGAACCGCTGATGATCCGCGCCGCGCACCGCAATCCGGAAGTGGGCGACAGCTATCTGACCAACATGGCGATTACGGATACGCTGATTCACGAAATCGACGTGTTGCATTGGCTTGTCAATGACGATTATAAAGCCGTGCAGGTGGTTTATCCGAAGAAAACCAAATATGCCTCGGGCCATTTGCAGGACCCGCAAATCATCACGCTAAAAACCGCAAGCGGAATTATTATTACCGCCGAAGTGTTTGTCAATTGCCAATACGGTTACGATATTCAGTGCGAGGTGATCGGGGAAGAGGGGATCGTCGCGCTGCCTGAAGTTCAAAGCGTTACATTCCGTAAGGATGCCAAGCTCGGAGTGAACCTGCTTATGGACTGGAAGCAGCGTTTCATCGAGGCTTACGACGTGGAGCTGCAGGATTTTATCGATTCCATTCAAAAAACGGGCGAACCGGGCGGGCCAACGTCCTGGGACGGCTACATCGCCGCGGTGACGGCCGACGCTTGCGTCAAAGCGCAAGCATCGGGCGAGTGGGAACCTGTAACCTTGAAGGAGAAACCGGAGTTTTACCGTACGAACCGATAA
- a CDS encoding AraC family transcriptional regulator: protein MSSFILFSIQEGSLAFHYRDDQFTASAGDIVLLDCRYRNYYYAVDDVRFHFFHFSGPQSEMMCEELYKKAGCLFSGMGRDNTAIPAIIDKIAAGNPDDFDLSVQIYQLLVSLFKAGYPAGPKQVSGKRLNPDLRPALDYIHAHFAEKLYVEQLSKLSNLSLYHFVRLFKKEIGVTPHHYILNLRLKRTKQLLVETNLTVEEISARCGFNNVAHFIRTFSKSTGGLTPGKFRKMRF, encoded by the coding sequence ATGAGCTCCTTTATTCTATTTTCGATTCAGGAGGGAAGCCTTGCCTTTCATTACCGGGACGATCAATTTACCGCTTCCGCGGGCGATATCGTTTTGCTGGATTGCCGGTACCGCAATTACTATTATGCGGTGGACGATGTGAGGTTTCACTTCTTTCACTTTTCGGGCCCGCAGTCCGAGATGATGTGCGAGGAGTTGTATAAAAAAGCCGGGTGCCTGTTCTCCGGAATGGGCCGTGACAATACGGCGATCCCCGCGATCATTGATAAAATCGCCGCCGGCAATCCCGACGATTTTGATCTGTCCGTGCAAATCTATCAATTACTGGTTTCTCTTTTTAAAGCGGGTTATCCGGCAGGCCCAAAGCAGGTTTCGGGAAAAAGGCTTAATCCGGATCTTAGACCGGCTCTGGATTACATTCATGCTCACTTTGCCGAGAAACTTTATGTTGAGCAATTAAGCAAGCTTTCCAATCTGAGCTTGTACCATTTTGTGCGGTTGTTTAAAAAAGAGATCGGCGTAACTCCGCACCATTACATCCTGAACTTGCGGCTGAAAAGAACAAAGCAACTGCTGGTGGAGACCAATCTCACGGTGGAAGAAATCAGCGCCCGCTGCGGGTTTAATAATGTCGCCCATTTCATTCGGACGTTCTCCAAATCCACGGGCGGGCTGACCCCCGGCAAATTCAGAAAGATGCGATTTTAA
- a CDS encoding helix-turn-helix transcriptional regulator, with protein sequence MIELTARQLQIIDIVQKNAPISGEQIAESLHLSKPTIRSDLSLLVMLDYINAKPKVGYFPGGKASSDLRNGYLLQNSKVKDIQGMPIIIREITTIQDAVVTLFLQDVGTLFVCDDDGKLAGVASRKDFLKVTLGNPGAASMPVSMVMTRQPKVVTVFPEDTVLDAAQKMILHEVDSLPVVVPANEEESGARLTVVGRLTKTSILKLLLDKENH encoded by the coding sequence GTGATCGAACTGACAGCCCGTCAACTGCAAATTATCGATATCGTCCAAAAAAACGCACCGATCAGCGGAGAACAGATTGCTGAAAGCTTGCACTTAAGCAAACCTACGATCCGCTCGGACCTGTCGCTTCTGGTTATGCTCGATTATATCAACGCAAAGCCAAAGGTCGGTTACTTCCCGGGAGGCAAAGCTTCTTCCGATCTGCGCAACGGTTACCTGCTGCAAAATAGCAAAGTCAAAGATATTCAGGGCATGCCGATCATTATCCGGGAAATCACCACCATACAAGATGCCGTCGTTACGCTTTTTCTGCAGGACGTGGGCACGCTTTTCGTTTGCGATGACGACGGCAAGCTCGCCGGGGTTGCCTCGCGCAAAGATTTTCTTAAGGTTACGCTCGGCAACCCTGGCGCCGCGTCCATGCCGGTCAGCATGGTCATGACACGCCAACCCAAGGTGGTTACGGTATTTCCCGAAGATACGGTGCTCGACGCGGCGCAAAAAATGATTTTGCACGAGGTAGACAGCCTGCCGGTTGTCGTTCCGGCTAACGAGGAAGAGAGCGGCGCAAGGCTTACGGTGGTTGGCCGTTTGACGAAAACTTCGATCTTAAAGCTGCTTCTTGACAAAGAGAACCATTGA
- a CDS encoding pyruvate, water dikinase regulatory protein: protein METSHLITICSDSLGDTAEAVVQAVIHQFENQRVKIKRYGNIRHEDELRKLLEEAARHKGFVAYTLVQPELREVIREEAVRLDLRIVDIMGPMMQAFIDTFDDSPRARPGLLHQLNENYFRRIEAIDFTVASDGGRNLEAMFEADIVVMGISRTSKTPLSIFLAHRGKKVVNYPLVPEVGPPPHLLSLPSSRLIGLTMEPEHMLKIRSERLKMLGLPLDTQYTSLARIQEETDYALALYSRLKCPVIDITDKAIEETAGIIMGYI, encoded by the coding sequence ATGGAAACATCACATTTGATCACGATCTGCTCGGATTCATTGGGAGATACGGCCGAGGCGGTAGTGCAGGCCGTCATACATCAATTTGAGAATCAACGAGTCAAGATCAAGCGGTACGGCAACATCCGGCATGAAGATGAGCTGCGGAAGCTGCTGGAAGAAGCCGCGCGCCACAAAGGGTTCGTGGCCTATACGCTGGTGCAGCCAGAGCTCCGCGAAGTGATTCGCGAGGAAGCCGTCAGGCTCGACCTGCGCATCGTCGATATTATGGGCCCTATGATGCAGGCGTTCATCGATACTTTCGACGATTCCCCGCGAGCACGGCCCGGCCTGCTGCATCAGCTTAATGAAAATTATTTTCGGCGTATAGAAGCCATCGATTTTACGGTGGCCAGCGACGGCGGACGGAATCTTGAAGCCATGTTCGAGGCGGATATCGTGGTGATGGGCATATCGCGCACCTCCAAGACGCCTTTAAGCATCTTCCTGGCCCATCGCGGCAAAAAAGTCGTAAACTATCCGCTCGTTCCCGAGGTGGGGCCGCCGCCGCATCTGCTGAGCCTGCCTTCGAGCCGCCTCATCGGCCTGACGATGGAGCCGGAGCATATGCTCAAAATCCGTTCGGAGCGGCTGAAAATGCTGGGCCTGCCGCTGGACACGCAATACACGAGTCTGGCCCGTATCCAGGAAGAAACGGATTACGCCCTGGCGCTATATTCCCGGCTCAAATGTCCGGTTATCGACATTACCGATAAAGCGATCGAAGAGACGGCCGGCATCATCATGGGTTATATTTAA
- a CDS encoding inositol monophosphatase family protein has translation MNGLDVERVLGWLEEAAQMLRDSLQEEREISQKTGALDLVTDMDRRIEQFLVRNIREFYPGDRILGEEGTGDRVEDLAGRVWILDPIDGTMNFIKQKENFAVMIAVVEDGIGKCGFIYDVMRSRLVWGGPETGVYYNGQPLPPLQDHELKDSLVAINWQMFADNVSNVKALAWGSCGVRIQSCAGTEFIQLLLGKQSVYVSKLAPWDYAAGRILCETAGIRCSTIKGEPLGWLESIQGAFATPRAYESAIRMLNEQ, from the coding sequence ATGAACGGCCTGGATGTTGAACGGGTGTTGGGCTGGCTCGAGGAGGCGGCGCAAATGCTGCGCGACTCGCTTCAGGAAGAAAGAGAAATATCCCAGAAGACCGGGGCCCTTGATTTGGTGACCGATATGGACCGGCGGATCGAACAGTTTCTGGTCCGCAATATCAGGGAGTTCTACCCCGGCGACCGTATCCTGGGCGAGGAAGGCACGGGGGACCGGGTGGAGGATCTGGCCGGCCGTGTATGGATACTGGACCCCATTGACGGAACGATGAACTTCATCAAACAGAAAGAAAATTTTGCGGTCATGATCGCTGTTGTGGAAGATGGCATCGGCAAATGCGGTTTCATTTATGATGTAATGCGCAGCCGGCTCGTTTGGGGCGGGCCGGAAACCGGCGTATATTATAACGGTCAGCCACTGCCGCCATTGCAGGATCACGAATTAAAGGACAGCTTGGTAGCTATTAACTGGCAGATGTTTGCCGACAATGTTTCCAACGTCAAGGCGCTGGCCTGGGGAAGCTGCGGGGTCCGGATACAGAGCTGTGCGGGTACGGAATTTATTCAGCTTTTATTGGGAAAACAGTCGGTGTACGTTTCCAAGCTGGCACCTTGGGATTACGCGGCCGGGAGAATTTTGTGCGAAACCGCGGGGATTCGTTGTTCTACCATTAAAGGCGAACCGCTGGGATGGCTGGAATCGATTCAGGGAGCATTCGCTACACCGCGCGCATATGAAAGCGCTATACGAATGTTGAATGAACAATAA